TTCTCTGTTATTTCTGGATATCAAACAAGCCATCTCGGGCAGCATCAAATGACATGGTTGGTGTCTCGGGGTTTCGatagaccgaacggcatcattTGAAAACAGACGCAACCAACTCACAAATCACCCGAACCTCAGGCAAGATCCTAAAAATGAGCTTGCCAAGAGGGACAAgttttaaaccaaaaaaaaaaaaaaaaagggggggaaagagAGACAATTTGGGTTCTTCAGGCCGACGGTTTTCAAATCTTTCGAGCGCAAGAGAGAGCCAACCATTTCAAAACGAAAGCGTTCATGCCAAATTAAAACCACAAGTTGCCGCCAACCATTTCGAGCCCTCTCCTTTCTAATAACGAAAAAGATCCTCTGCGTTGCTTAAGAGTTAGAAATGCTCGTCTTTGGCTGAGGGCACGAGTTCGAATCACCGCTCTACAATCCCAGAGCACGGACTTTGTGCCTCTGGCTAATTACCTTATTATGCCTAGGGAATACGGAGCTTATTAGGCATAGATCAATCGAGTGCTCAAAGAGTCACGTACGCTTCGGTTATCCGCGAAGAAAGTATACGCAGAAAAAAGTATCATGGTAAGCTATTGGTCCGTCGATTTTAATTTCTTGTTAATTCAGGTACTACCGATAATCTCAATTATCTACTAGCAGTGCACACTGCTAATGTCATTAGATGTTAAGATGCACATACGTAAAGTCTATCCTCATCATATGAATCTCGATTCCATTGATTGAGTACTTTGCATAAGTTTCGATAACCCGACATGGTAAGTGGAAAAACCAGCATGAAGATCATATGCAAAAGTGACTACCGCTGGTCCTTTCAGTGAAATACTTTGCTAGATTGCTGAGTTGGACTCCGGAATGCTTGCATGGACCAAGTGAGAATGAGCTATGTTAACGGACAATTATTCAATCTAtttagtcctcaaccttttaaatttataaatttagtCCTACAATTTTTCgccttttgccaattcattcctattGATCGGAAtagctgacgtggacgccagccgtcttacgtggcaccactgacgccgacgtggacaatttttaatcatattttagtatttttttcgaataattttaatttttttccttttttttctttttctgtttcacTCAGCTGGGATGAATCTATTGCAGCTCAAGGGAAAATTGTAACAAAAGTCCTAAACGTTTTGGCCAATATTAATCAAATCCTAAGCGTTTGAAAATGTGCATTCATATCAATTCCTAAACATATGATTACGGTACCATTGAGTTGTTTCGATGACCGCCCAACCAATTTTGCTAATATGACATGTCAAAAATTCAATGTggcatttttcaaattcttttagATTATGTGGCATTGAAAAAACGTGTGCAATCAAtattttgaatgttttgaaTTTGGGGTAACAAGTCGGGATAAATTCACCTataatgccataactttcgaaTAGAGTTCACTTGAGggccatagttttttttttttttcgctcacttgagtgccacatcgaATTAAAatagttcaattgagtgccattTCTAGCAAATCATTCTAcgagaattttttaattatttttcatttttgatgtgacttttcattatttttttttatctttttattttcttttccttgccgATGAGGGTCACCGGCGACCCTCTCGGACCATGAAACCCTCACATAGGGGTTCAAGGCCTTCGCGGCCCCGCCGACCACCGGTGAGGCGACCTTTgtctagatttggcgagggcctTCGTGCCCTCGCCTCGTGATCGGCGGGCCGCGAAGCCTTTGTCGTTGCCTCGTCAGCCGCTTATGAGGGGGCCCTTGCCCAACTGTCGAGGGTTTTGTGGATGGCATGGGTCGTTGGTGACCCTGGCTGGCCAAGggaaaaaatagcaaaaaaaaaggctaaaaattaaaatattaaaataatacccaaaattattaaaatttttaaaaaattgtttcaatggtgccacataagattttctgattaatttttcaaatttgtagtattcaagtgagcgaaaaaaaaaagtgaataaaaaaaaagttataatactcaagtgaacaccgtacgaaagttatgacacatGACATGCATTAATCACTAACTTGGCTTTGCAACGGTTGATCAACCATTTTTTTCTAATGTGACATGCCAGAGATCCAAtgttgcatcttttttttttttaaatcggaaTCGGCCCATGAGGGGCCGGGCCAATTTGGTTCGGAACCATCGGTCCCGGGCAACGGGCAGGTTCTGGTTCTTTCACGGGCCGATTTCGGGCCTAAAcaggcccgtggccatgtctagggtGGCCCAATATGGTCCACatcaactttctctctctctcttcttgaccaaaaaaaaaaaaaaaaggactttctctctctcttccccctcaAAACAAAGCCACCACGGCTGCTTCAGCAGCTTCAAGCTCGATGGTTCCTTCATGGCCATTGAGATCTCCACCACAATGTCGACCTCGACAGCTATAGAAAGGGGTTGTCGCCTCCGGACGTGGTGGTGCCAGATCTGATTGAGCTCGATGCCGCGTAAGATCTGGTCTCCACATTTGCAGGCACGAGATcgatcaaagagagagagagagggtggccGGGCAACAAGAACAACTTATAAAATAGGATTGAGCAAGACAGCACTATCGAATTAGTCGGTTTTGATTTGGTTTTCACTAATGTCGattcgattctcgattctatAAAATTGGCACCGGTGATTTTCGATTCGGTTCTCAATTTCAGGAAAACCGGATCATCCGAATCGAATCgattacatttttatttaatttttttactttttaaagtTAAATCTTACAATccacaattattattttttattttttaaatataaacttaattttaattaatattttaaaGTTAAAATTCGGCTCATCTTTATTAATAATCTTCTGATTTCGTCGGATTGTCCGAAAATCATTTCGAATTTTCCCGATTTCTTACCGGGACCAGATCGGATTGAAAATCAACCATTCCCACCGTGGAGAGTGAGCTGTAATGGCCGTTGAAAGATTGGAAGTTACTTGCCACACTGCAGTTAATGTCTCACTAATCGCACCAAGGGGCCGCGCCGACTCTAGCCTTGCGCTCTCTTCCTCCCCGCACGATTCTCGTCACCGTCACGGCCTCCGCCGCCCAAGACGGTCGCAACCCACGACCACCACCATCTCAGGGAGTGACGCCCTCTTCGCCTCCTTGTCCAGACAACGCGGCCGATTCATCGACCCTCTTcaagtcgtcgtcgtcgtcgtcgtcgtcccgCCAATGACGACACCGGCGGTCGAGTTTCATTGTCGACGCGTCTTCTCCTCTCGAAAGGACGCCACGTTCGTCGTCTCATCGTGATGGGACCAGTATCGGATTCTCGTCTGAGTGTCGTTGGCCTAGAAGCATCGCCTCTCTTATCGGTCTCTTTTCTCCGTGAGTGAACTCTCTAATCTTTCGGATTTTGCAAATCTTCTGTTTAATCAGCTGACAAAAATGCCGAGAAATCGCCTATACTATTTCTGGGATGTTGAGGTTCAGAAGCGTCTCAACTGTTGCCTCTGGAAAATTTCGTTTCTTATTTGGCCCAAGCTTTATTTGTGTTTATCCTCGTAATTGCTTCGATTCATCTGCAAGGTTTTCATGGGTTTTGTGGGTGACTTAACTGCAGTTTTGATGGCTACGGACTCTGATAACAAACGTGTTGAAGTCATTTTATGCAGATGTAAATTCTATTACAATAGGTGTGACGGTCTGGTATCCACACTTTTTAGTGATTACTCATTTTTTGCTCGTTTGATTATCCTTTCAGATGATAAATGGGCCGGCGGAGGGGCAGCATCCTGTAGTAACAACTTGTACGACAGCTTGAGTGGATATTTGTGAGGAAAAAAGTATGAGCCACAGGCATTTGGTCTAATTGAGTCCATATTGTCGGTTCTGATAGCCAAAAGTAATGTTAAGGAGTTATAGACTCACTCCATCCGGGGGGAAAACTTCTTTGGTCTCTGTTTGAGCCTGCTTGTTGTTCGCTTTGTACAGCGGAATCGGAGAAAATAAATTCAGTTGGGACTCTTCCGAGCACACATGATTCACATTCAGAGAAGGAGACGGAGTGGGAGAAGTtacttaaaccttttgatttggaAGAACTACGAAAGTCACTTACGGGGATTTCACCCTATCAGCTTTGCAAATTGCTTGTGCTTCCGATTGATGTGTCGATGTCGATGGAGTTATTTGAGCGGGCAGGTGCCCAGAAGAATTATTCCCACACATATGATGTATACTGTATCTTGATTGATAAGTTGGGTGCGGCAAAAGAGTTTAAGATTATTGATAGACTTTTGTTGCAAATGAAAGAAGAACAGATTACTTTTAGGGAGTCCCTTTTTCTAATGATTATGAAGCACTATGGAAGAGCTAGTTTGCCTGGACAAGCTACAAGGTTGCTCTTGGATATGAGAAGTATTTATTCTTGTGAACCAACGTTTAGGTCGTATAATGTTGTTTTGGACATACTAGTAGCTGAGAACTGTCCAAATGTTGCACCCAATGTTTACTATGAGATGTTGAGTAAAGGAGTTTCTCCTACTGTTTATACTTTTTTTGTGGTGATGAGGGCCCTTTGCATTATTAATGAGGTGGATTCGGCATTATCTCTATTGAGGGACATGACAAGACATGGCTGTGTGCCTAATTCGGCAGTGTACCAGATTCTTATTCATGCACTTTCCAAGAGGGAAAGAGTTGATGATGCATTGAAATTACTGGATGAGATGTTCCTTATGGGTTGCAGACCTGATGTTCAGACCTTCAATGACATTTTAGGCAGTTTGTGTAAGTTCAACCGGATTCATGAGGCAGCTAAACTGTTTGACCGCATGCTTCTTCGAGGGTTTGCCCCTGATGGTTTCACTTATGGGGCTCTGATTCATGCTCTATGCAAGGTGGGAAAAGTTGATGAAGCGAGGGCTTTATGGGACAAAATACCCAGTTCAGATGTTGTGCTTTTTAATACTATGTTGAGTGGATATGTGATGAACGGACGATTTGATGAAGCGAAGTCTCTGTTCTGTTGCCTTTTGGATAGTCCCCACAAGCCTGATGTCTTCTCATACAACATACTAATCTATGGACTTTGTAAGAAGGGGCATTTGCACTCTGCACGGGATTTGATAAATGGGATGGAAGATAATGGTTGCGAGCCAAATGTGGTTACATACACAATTTTGATTGATGCAGTCTGCAAACTAGGTTACCTAAATGAAGCTAATTGTCTTCTGACTGAGATGACAGGGAAGGGAATCAATCTGAATGTAGTGGGATACAATTGTCTCATATGCGCTCTTTGTAAGGAAAGAAGAATTGCTGAAGCCCTGAAAATGTACAACGAAATGACAGACAAAGGATGTAAGCCTGACATATATACATTCAATTCTTTAATAGATGGACTGACCAAGGATGATAAGGTGGAACAGGCCTGGGGATTGTACCATGACATGTTACTAGCAGGAGTGGCTGCTAATACGGTTACCTATAATATATTGACGCATGCCTTCTTAAAGAGAAATGAGATTCAAGAAGCTCTTAAACTTGTAAATGAAATGATATTTAGAGGGTGCCCTCTTGATAATATCACTTATAATGGCCTGATTAAGGCACTCTGTCAGGCTGGTGCTATTGATAGAGCATTAGGATTATTTGAAGAAATGACCAGAAAAGGACTTCATCCCAATAACATCTCTTGCAATATTTTGATTAATGGCCTTGGTCGAACTGGAAGAGTACAAGAAGCACTTGAGTTTTTAAGGGATATGATTCACCAAGGCTTGACACCTGACATTGTAACATATAACAGCCTACTGAATGGCCTATGCAGGGCAGGCCGCATGCATGAGGCTTTAAATCTGTTTGACAGAATAAAACTTGAAGGAATTTGCCCAGATGTTATTACATATAACACTTTGATCAGTTGGCAATGCAAGGAGGGGTTGTTTGAGGCTGCATGTTTATTCCTACAAGGTGGAATAGAGAGTGGATTTTTGCCCAATCATTATACGTGGCAAATTTTAGTCAACAATTGTATAAGCCAGGTATGCCTGTAAAGCTTAATTGCAGTATATACAGGAAGTGTGCATTTCAGATTTGGGATTCTGGTGATGTTATGTCTCTTCGTCTCCCATTAGAAATGAATTGAATGATTGATGCGATGACTTCTCGGTGATGAATCTAGTGGAAGTATGCAACTTATCGGATGTTTTGTTTTCCAACCAGCAGTATATAAACTACTAGGTGCCCTGTTTTCTCAGGATAGGATTGGCCATTTAACATCGCATTGTCAGGATCTTTCATAGGAAAGCGGACCTCTGTTCCAGCTACGACTTTCTAGATCATTCAGTTAGTTCTCTCTGATACTCTGTTCTAACTGCTGATGTATGCTATATTGCTCATTCTCATTGTCAGAATCTTCCCCGCTTCTCCCTTTTCAAGCATATTCTTTTACTAACAATTAGGTGTCTAGGGCTCTTCAAGGACCGGATTCATTTGGTGTAAAGTTCAAATGTGTAGGGGAAATAACTTCAGATTGAGATCTTGATGGATAGTGAAGTTTGGCCTAAGTTCAATCAATTGAGCTCTGTAGGACGATAGACTGAAATCTGTTTGAGCAGCACACCATGTCTAGACGACAAAATGGTCTCATTAAAAAGTATCTAGAGCAGCCAAGTTCATGAGATATATGGGAGGACACATCTGGTCTATTATTTACTTTTGAATAGCTAATAGTAATTGTGACATTAAGCAgcaattaaaattgaattggaggAGTCTTTCAGACCAAAATGTTTGGAAGCCTTCTCCccttcttgcctttttttctaCCATTTTGTTACTTTTGAAACCTGTTTACAGTCTTACACTATATGAATTGCAgcaattaaaattgaattggaggAGTCTTTCAGACCAAAATGTTTGGAAGCCTTCTGCTGCTCGTGCCATGGTTACTAAACCATTTCATGTTAACTTTATGCAGAAACCTAGCTGTTACAGATCTTACACTATATGACCAAAATTAAATTGTTGGCTCTAATTCTATGTTTCTTGAATTTGATAACTTCTTGTCCTCTTTAAATGAATTTCATCTTCATACTTTTGATCACGGCTTTAAGCCCTGTATTTGTCGATGCTTGACCGACTTGTGTAATCCCTGTTTTGCAGATTGATTATTAAGCAATTCCTAAAATTTGGACAAATATTGGAATTCTGATCATGAGGGCTATAGAAAATTCACCAGGTTAGTCCACGCTCAATGTTTTAAAAGCCTATATCTTCACTTTTGAACATGTTTCTGGACTTTTAGCTGACCCATCATGTAGATACGAGGGCTAATAATCTGAAGGCTTTCTACTGGCATATATACTTTTTCTCACTTCCATTGTGTCATTTCATGCCATTAAGAAGATGCAGCCAATGAATAGCACTTTTTGACTTTGGCAGTGAAGATGTGTATAATATGACCTTTTTCATGTAGGTCATTCTGTGAGATTGAAGAATCCTTGAACTGCTTcagttttttttccttggaagTAGCACTTTTCTATGAAGTGTTTCTTGAAGAACTCTGAATAGTTCAGAGGTTTCAAATTCATACAGGAATAGGTAATAGTCTTTGGGCACCAAATGCAAAAGGTGCTAGATTATGTAGTCACTCTTGAATCAGATGATCGAGTGCATTGGTGAAGAGGCATCAGCAAATTAgtcattgaaaatttttcaaggtATCTCTACTGCACAAACATGTTGGTATGGTCCATACGcagttctttcatttttcgCATTGTCTACCTCAGGCAAGGATTTCTTATTCTCAGTATCTGATGTGCTGCTTCCCCTTGAGTTGTTAATTCTTTAGTCACTGCTACTAGTAGTTACGTTGAAAAATTACTTGTGGAGCCGATGGAGCACGGAACTAAGAATGCCTAGGTGCATGCCCTACTTGTGGAGCCATTGGTACACTGAACAAAGGAGGCCTAGGTGCATATCCTCcctgccttttccttttttcagttATAGAAAACCTTGTGAGGAGGATTGTTTGATAAACTTGCATTGTCGAGTAGTTAAGTGAAAACTAGCTCCAACTCTTACCGAAGTGAATTTAGCATCTATGATGtgattggtttcttttttccccccatCCTTCCTGAAAAGGCATATTTCCTTTTGGTGTATCTGTTACAAATCATTCTGTTTCCTCTGAATTTCACTTACATTTTTAACTTGATACAGAAACACATTCGTTACCTTGTTTATTAAAGAAACTATTTAAGGTATATGTCCTCATAGAATGGACAAATTGTTTTTCGCTTGGTATCTTTACGTGATTCAGAAACATTGATGCTACTGATTTCAGGAAAATGGCCCTTTGTCATCATCAATCTCAGCAAGCATTCCGAGCTTTTGTACAATATGTGCTACCTCAAAATGCAAATTGGTGTCTATCAGGCATCTACTCTAATGGAAGCACTAAAGATTGACAGGAGTCACACAAGCTCTATCAGTTGTTCATCTGATTCTAATGCACGTGGAGGATAAGTTAGCTTGTTAGTTATGGATGCATCAGCTCATGGCCGAGATTGTTTACCTAGGTTCATAGACCCTAGGGCTCGTGCTAATACCATACCTCTTTTGGCTGTACACACCCCAGATAACGAATAGGCATAAATGCCCTCAAGTTTTTaagttggtaaatttttttttttttcctttacctGTATTCCGATCCCCCAAAATTCACGAGAAGACAAAAGAACCTCATTACTTAATACCATTCACGCGAGACTGGTGGTGGACTTTACATTATTTCCATTTTCagtttcattttttgactctaaaaatctcaaacctttGAAGCTGCTGGATTGTAATTCCTCTATGTTATTTTATTCTTATACCTTATTTTTGTCTTCTAGTTCCAAAGTAAAATAGCAAACCATCACAAGattttactttcaattgaaAGAGTCCTCAGCGGCACTTCAATAGTAAGAACTACGTCCTTTCCTGGTCGTATTGTTTTCTCTGGTTTTTCAGTCaccatattaattttttgtaaggaaaaaagatatcattttgattttgaaaagtttagtcataTAATTGTTGAACTTCTGTTATGTGAATCGTAGTATGAATATGAGGTACGCCAAATGCATTAGCTAGGGCTTTAACTTTAAAGAGGTGATGGAGCTTCTTATGGAATTTATGTGAAATGTTTTATTGTCTCCGCCTTTGAAATTTATAAACTTTAATTTAGGTGGTGGTGCTTCTTTCAACTTTTGATCGCATGCGTTTATGGCTTTAATCATTTTAAGTATCTCAGGGGGTTGAGATTGGAAGAGAAGAAACTTAAGAGAGGTAATATTTGGGAAGAGGGGCAAAAAGTGAGCAAGATGAAAGGAGAAGCTACaaaggagggagagggagggagggagacagAAGTTGAGTGTGATGCCAAAGAGAAGTAACATATGTGCTCCAGCAGTACCAGATGATCCCCTGGGCATAGATTGTTTGGTGACACATTCTTTCTCTGAGAGCCCAAGGCTGGGAGAATATATGAAACAATCTACAAGTGCCTTTTGCATCAcggaaggagggagggagggacggAGACGGACAGAAGTTGAGTGGTGATGCCAAGGAGAAGTAACATATGTGCTCCAGCAGTACCAAGATAATCCCATGGGCATAGATTGTTTAGTGACATGTACAGAACAATCTATACAAGTGCCATTTGCATCACGTCTCTTTTGCTGTCAAATTCTCCAGTCAAAAATGTGATTCTTTTCAGCAGAATGGTCTATGCTGTTGCCATTCCACTCCAAGCAAAAAGTATATCATGCCGTAAGGGTTGGTTACTGATTTTTCCCACAAGCCAGATCTAATAAGCTAGTCAGTATTTAAGCATCTTCATGTGAAGTTTCTAATCCGCATTGCTGGATTGAGGATAAGCTGTATGGCTTGCTTCTGCTGATGACTTGTTTTCTGTTAGAAGTGCTTAGATAAACTACGAAATAGAGCTCCAAAATTTCATTGGCACTAGCTAATGTGGTTATGATTTACTCAAGCATACCAAAAATACTCATATTTCCTGGCTTTGCGGGCATGATGGGTTGCTTACAAGTGATGAAATACTTCCATGGCATAGCAGAGCTTTCTGAAATTCTCTCTTTCTGAAGTATAACCAGAAACTAGTGATCATCTGCTGTTTGCTTGTACCTTCTTAAAAGCTGTTTGGACTCGAGTTCTTGGACTATGGTGCATCTCCAGATCTGCTGTTATCTGGTTTGAAGAGTTTGGCCAGTCTTCTAAATATGTGAAAGCCATGGCGTTTTACCCTATTCTATATCAAGCTTCCTTGGAGTGCTTCTTCCTGGCATTTTGAAAAGCTAGGAATTCTAAACTTTGTCGAGTTTGAAGTGTCTGTTGATTTGGTGCTTAATGCTGTTATGTCTGTTTTAAAATTAGATTATTGTACTATGTTTGAAGTTGATTAATTTTCCAGAAAATTCGTCTAGGAAATGGGGTATTTCGGTGTAATCTGTTGCGAGGTCAATCATGTAAAGAAGTTTCAGGTGGGCTTGTGGCAAGGTCTAGTCATCTTGCAAGTTTTATTGTTTAAATAAAGCTtagtcaaataaaaaataagaaaaagaaaaaactgagCGACGAGTCGTCCGACTTAAATTTTCTTGAGACTTTTCTGTATCTCTTGCTATATAATTCTTTGCATGTTCGATGCTGCCAAAGACGGTTTAATTTTCTGTCGTTTGGATGATGGGTCAAAGGTGTGCTAAAAGCTCTAAAGCTTCATGTCATGAAACAGTACCATTTTACTGTGCTGTCACTGCTGTGCATACTATACCTATGGCGTTTCCTTCTTTTTGGCAAGTTTTCTTTGTGTAATTATGATCAACGACCTGTGCATACTCTTGCTGAACTGATTGGATAAATTTAGACAGGCACCCAGTATGGAACAACTTACTGTTTTGAGGCTGTTCAAGCACACATGAATCCAACTTCACCCCTTCCTCAACAATATGGCTCCTCTTAGTTGGTAAGTTTGTCTTAACGATTTCCTGCTCGATCATCATACATTTTACGGGACAAACTTCTGGAAAAGAAAGTCTAAGGTGGTGCGAATTGATCATCAGCATGCTTCCCAGAATGTCAAGTTTCACTTCCTCTGTATGCCATTGTGTAGACCGTGTGGACTGCAAATCTCTTTGGCTTTTTGTAACAATACTTTCTTACCACGACCGCAACTCATACTTTAAGACTAGTGACATCTCATACTATGCTGTAATCATCACGCCTATCTGGACTTAACTGCTTTTGCATTGTCTTAGACTTGGCACGctgatcttgatttttgtttttgagcTCCTGCCAGCATGTaatgctctgtttgtttcatgaaaaatttggcAACCCTtataggaaaaagaaattaatttacATTTTGTAGGTTGGGTGATCGAAGCTAACTTCCTTTTTTTA
The sequence above is drawn from the Rhodamnia argentea isolate NSW1041297 chromosome 9, ASM2092103v1, whole genome shotgun sequence genome and encodes:
- the LOC115729160 gene encoding pentatricopeptide repeat-containing protein At5g64320, mitochondrial; its protein translation is MPRNRLYYFWDVEVFMGFVGDLTAVLMATDSDNKRVEVILCRYDKWAGGGAASCSNNLYDSLRVIDSLHPGGKLLWSLFEPACCSLCTAESEKINSVGTLPSTHDSHSEKETEWEKLLKPFDLEELRKSLTGISPYQLCKLLVLPIDVSMSMELFERAGAQKNYSHTYDVYCILIDKLGAAKEFKIIDRLLLQMKEEQITFRESLFLMIMKHYGRASLPGQATRLLLDMRSIYSCEPTFRSYNVVLDILVAENCPNVAPNVYYEMLSKGVSPTVYTFFVVMRALCIINEVDSALSLLRDMTRHGCVPNSAVYQILIHALSKRERVDDALKLLDEMFLMGCRPDVQTFNDILGSLCKFNRIHEAAKLFDRMLLRGFAPDGFTYGALIHALCKVGKVDEARALWDKIPSSDVVLFNTMLSGYVMNGRFDEAKSLFCCLLDSPHKPDVFSYNILIYGLCKKGHLHSARDLINGMEDNGCEPNVVTYTILIDAVCKLGYLNEANCLLTEMTGKGINLNVVGYNCLICALCKERRIAEALKMYNEMTDKGCKPDIYTFNSLIDGLTKDDKVEQAWGLYHDMLLAGVAANTVTYNILTHAFLKRNEIQEALKLVNEMIFRGCPLDNITYNGLIKALCQAGAIDRALGLFEEMTRKGLHPNNISCNILINGLGRTGRVQEALEFLRDMIHQGLTPDIVTYNSLLNGLCRAGRMHEALNLFDRIKLEGICPDVITYNTLISWQCKEGLFEAACLFLQGGIESGFLPNHYTWQILVNNCISQIDY